A region from the Cytophagia bacterium CHB2 genome encodes:
- a CDS encoding DUF2029 domain-containing protein has product MFSDGHLPGFCVNSPKVLKAPFNWLLWGILFFFALILIKFGVLPSFNNTRGDFANYYTAACLVKKGAPLARAYQDFTWFQMEMDRHGIVHQVGGFIPHPPPTAMVFLPLTFFDAVTAKNLWTAFNVLSIIVCIFGLTRLAQLHWLPVAAIFLGTGFGLINNFLFGQMYLLLTATIVLGLWAHRRGYDVLAGILLALMIPMKYFGILFIAYFAWKRQWRLVCSALATIFLVVGFTAFMAGFEPFHVFVTEVFPRHFRGEIQDPFAILFQSWASLFRRLFVYNATLNPAPPLHFPPAFFFLSSAAFWGFAALVLWLFVRVRFKSQNHQILFEIGLLPLLFLIVSPSGTTYHFLLLTITTTAFIKILIDQQRHLPAAALAVLFIVINLPHYIRLMPYAQGWLTPLGYSRLWLLLIFAALAWRYFRPLITLQSTKIILEKYLAFAVLLLASLSVVAGVRASRTAEKDDGATWLRIDDPEFKRHQGLLMKNPDIGAKRVVFSYCEFWNEQYTIFSTDSGRWTPPARRNYYHPDLAPDDSSLLMQTVVNGRDEIWLSRSQGQEPKFAVAGAFPSWKESGRNFVYVEGNAIKLAAIEAKQIKTVTLMEVDDQTVFDLACSPQGNFLAYCALANDSAGKRFQLRLYDFNNGNDEILIEALDSHLEQPAWSPDEKNLLFARRERGNREVYAFNFATRKVHQLTQHRGEDTSPVWDAVNKRILFTSDRGRGLEFSAIFWLPASQALVNGE; this is encoded by the coding sequence ATGTTTTCGGACGGGCATTTACCAGGCTTTTGTGTGAATTCTCCGAAAGTTCTAAAAGCCCCATTCAATTGGCTGTTGTGGGGCATTCTCTTTTTCTTCGCATTAATCCTCATCAAGTTCGGCGTCCTCCCCAGCTTCAACAACACCCGCGGCGATTTTGCGAACTATTACACCGCGGCTTGTTTGGTGAAGAAAGGCGCGCCGCTCGCGCGCGCCTATCAAGACTTCACCTGGTTTCAAATGGAAATGGATCGCCACGGTATCGTGCATCAAGTCGGGGGATTCATTCCGCACCCGCCGCCTACCGCAATGGTATTTTTACCATTGACGTTTTTTGACGCTGTCACCGCGAAAAACCTCTGGACGGCTTTCAATGTTTTGTCGATCATTGTCTGCATCTTCGGCTTGACTCGCCTCGCCCAATTGCATTGGCTTCCGGTCGCCGCGATTTTTCTCGGCACGGGTTTTGGGTTGATCAACAACTTTCTCTTTGGGCAGATGTATCTCCTGCTCACCGCAACGATCGTGCTCGGACTGTGGGCGCATCGACGCGGATACGATGTTCTTGCCGGAATACTCCTGGCGCTGATGATCCCGATGAAATACTTCGGGATTCTCTTCATCGCTTATTTTGCCTGGAAGCGCCAATGGCGGCTGGTGTGTTCCGCGCTTGCAACGATCTTCCTCGTCGTCGGATTCACCGCATTCATGGCGGGTTTCGAGCCGTTTCATGTTTTTGTTACGGAAGTTTTTCCCCGGCATTTTCGCGGCGAGATTCAAGATCCCTTTGCCATTCTATTTCAATCGTGGGCCAGCCTGTTTCGCCGCTTGTTTGTTTACAACGCCACTCTCAATCCTGCGCCGCCGCTGCACTTTCCGCCGGCGTTCTTTTTTTTGAGTAGCGCTGCGTTTTGGGGTTTTGCGGCATTGGTGCTCTGGCTATTCGTGCGTGTGCGGTTCAAATCTCAAAACCATCAAATTCTTTTTGAAATCGGCTTATTGCCGTTGCTGTTTCTCATTGTTTCACCGAGTGGAACAACCTATCATTTTCTTCTGCTCACAATCACCACGACGGCATTCATAAAAATTCTAATCGATCAGCAGCGGCATTTGCCTGCTGCCGCTTTGGCGGTTTTGTTCATCGTGATCAATCTGCCGCATTACATCAGGCTTATGCCCTATGCCCAGGGCTGGTTGACTCCGCTCGGCTATTCGCGTTTATGGCTCCTGCTGATTTTTGCCGCGCTGGCGTGGCGTTATTTTCGTCCGCTGATCACGCTGCAATCGACAAAAATAATTTTGGAAAAATACTTGGCGTTTGCCGTTCTGTTGCTGGCGAGTCTATCCGTTGTCGCTGGAGTCCGCGCCTCTCGTACCGCCGAAAAAGATGACGGTGCGACCTGGTTGCGCATCGATGATCCTGAATTCAAACGGCATCAGGGCTTGTTGATGAAGAATCCGGACATCGGCGCGAAACGAGTCGTGTTCAGCTATTGCGAGTTTTGGAACGAGCAGTACACCATTTTTTCAACCGACTCCGGGCGTTGGACGCCCCCGGCGCGCCGGAATTATTATCATCCTGATCTCGCGCCCGACGATTCAAGTTTATTGATGCAAACGGTTGTCAATGGCCGCGATGAAATCTGGTTGAGTCGCAGCCAGGGGCAGGAACCGAAGTTTGCCGTGGCCGGCGCATTTCCGAGCTGGAAAGAAAGCGGACGAAATTTTGTTTATGTGGAAGGCAATGCAATTAAATTGGCAGCAATCGAAGCCAAGCAAATCAAAACCGTAACATTGATGGAAGTAGACGATCAAACCGTTTTTGATCTCGCTTGCTCGCCACAAGGAAATTTCCTGGCATACTGCGCTCTTGCAAATGATTCAGCGGGAAAACGTTTTCAACTCAGATTATATGATTTTAATAATGGCAATGACGAGATATTGATCGAGGCTTTGGATTCTCACTTGGAGCAGCCGGCATGGTCGCCGGATGAAAAAAATCTTTTGTTCGCCAGGAGAGAGCGTGGCAATCGCGAGGTTTATGCGTTTAATTTCGCGACGCGCAAAGTTCATCAGCTTACCCAGCATCGCGGCGAGGATACTTCACCGGTTTGGGATGCCGTGAACAAGCGCATTCTTTTCACCTCCGATCGCGGCCGGGGGCTGGAATTCAGCGCGATTTTTTGGCTGCCGGCATCCCAAGCCCTAGTCAATGGAGAGTAA
- a CDS encoding M28 family peptidase encodes MLKFKIISFFLLLALCGLQTAGAQSASVSPESVNTSAQSVSISKGSVNAGAQFVAINTDSIYANLQHLTVAIGPRPMGSANEREALQWTARRFQGFGADTAYVMPVTHSHNANTTSGVAVGIFNGRSDSLIVIGSHIDSDFIENQGANDDASGTAVMIELARVWAEAEPRYTLLFAAFGGEESGLVGSRWFVEHFERIDRVALMLQIDMAGSDDPLIPFIDTKDHQAPQWLVKDAYAIDRGLGYNSLDYPTHFFSINSVLGGAGSDHEPFLLKKIPAIDFTAGVVSSPIHTINDRIDFISKPALERSARLVNGLLQKYDAQGIPGERIGKYMLWQLSGETYFVPMWLLYVVIGLALLLGALAFMRARAKRLQIEGAERVRFSGSKLFFMMTVIALFTFLGEAAMQLIKGLRYPWFLHLEDYLMLAAICAFAGFWVALRLTKNWRFSPDPYVYAKRGLLPLWLLTILFLIVHPRLALYPALTLLLFSVAVFAPGTLLKTVFTLAAPAPMFLLMFFEIFVFGARNTPRSLAQYQGFTPALIYTAILTLLLLIWYVPSLYMFAYTYAHGQRVLSWLRVLRQPAVGLLLTLALFAYGGYLSAFPAYNEQWRATIRATARYEQNTQAGKFELLGDEYFREVEVKSDTFEQKYDDRIHREELPLRFSADWLTVSGAQIADSSDTTLIKVDWQLASAKPWYEVKVQLRSDTLDLAILDTNLKYFKSKNAAGESINFRWFAEPDDTLRLRANFKLSPGAKMVRTVTAIYAGSPAPLTVTAKYADVIYRTEVVQQDTLEIAR; translated from the coding sequence GTTTTTTTTGTTACTCGCACTCTGCGGTCTGCAAACGGCCGGCGCGCAATCAGCTTCGGTCAGCCCGGAGAGCGTCAACACCAGCGCGCAATCTGTTTCGATCAGCAAAGGCAGCGTCAATGCCGGCGCGCAATTCGTGGCGATCAATACGGACAGCATCTACGCCAACCTGCAACATCTCACCGTTGCCATTGGGCCGCGCCCCATGGGTTCTGCCAACGAACGTGAAGCCTTGCAGTGGACCGCGCGGCGTTTTCAGGGCTTTGGCGCAGACACGGCTTATGTGATGCCCGTGACTCATTCTCACAATGCCAACACCACTTCGGGCGTTGCTGTCGGTATTTTTAACGGCCGCAGCGACAGTCTCATCGTCATCGGCAGCCATATCGACTCGGATTTTATCGAGAATCAAGGCGCGAATGATGACGCCTCCGGCACCGCTGTGATGATCGAGCTGGCGCGCGTGTGGGCCGAAGCAGAGCCGCGTTATACGCTGCTGTTTGCGGCATTCGGCGGCGAAGAAAGCGGGCTGGTAGGCTCGCGCTGGTTTGTCGAGCATTTTGAGCGCATTGATCGCGTCGCCCTCATGCTGCAAATCGACATGGCCGGCAGCGACGATCCGTTGATTCCGTTCATCGACACCAAAGATCATCAAGCGCCGCAATGGCTGGTGAAAGATGCTTATGCCATTGACCGCGGCCTGGGCTACAACAGCCTCGACTATCCCACGCATTTTTTTAGCATCAATTCAGTTCTTGGCGGCGCGGGTTCCGACCACGAGCCGTTTTTGCTCAAAAAGATTCCAGCCATCGATTTCACCGCCGGCGTGGTTTCCTCGCCGATTCACACCATCAACGATCGCATCGATTTCATCAGCAAGCCGGCGCTGGAGCGCAGCGCGCGCCTGGTGAACGGCTTGCTGCAAAAGTATGACGCGCAGGGCATTCCCGGCGAACGCATCGGCAAGTATATGTTATGGCAATTGTCCGGCGAAACGTATTTTGTGCCGATGTGGCTGCTTTATGTTGTCATCGGCCTGGCGCTTTTGCTCGGGGCGCTCGCGTTTATGCGCGCCCGCGCAAAGCGACTGCAAATTGAGGGCGCCGAGCGTGTGCGTTTTTCCGGTTCAAAATTGTTTTTTATGATGACAGTCATTGCATTGTTCACCTTTCTCGGGGAAGCGGCGATGCAATTGATCAAAGGTCTGCGCTATCCCTGGTTTTTGCATCTCGAGGATTATCTCATGCTCGCGGCCATTTGCGCGTTTGCCGGTTTTTGGGTGGCGCTGCGGCTGACCAAAAACTGGCGCTTCAGCCCGGACCCGTATGTTTATGCCAAGCGCGGCTTGTTGCCGCTGTGGCTGCTGACCATCTTGTTTTTGATCGTGCATCCTCGCCTCGCGCTTTATCCCGCGCTGACGTTGCTGCTTTTCAGTGTAGCGGTTTTTGCGCCGGGAACTTTGCTGAAAACCGTGTTCACGCTGGCCGCACCCGCTCCCATGTTCTTGCTGATGTTTTTTGAAATCTTTGTCTTCGGCGCGCGCAACACTCCGCGCAGCCTGGCGCAATATCAAGGCTTCACGCCGGCATTGATTTATACCGCAATTCTAACGCTGCTGCTGTTGATTTGGTATGTGCCTTCTCTCTACATGTTTGCTTACACCTACGCGCACGGCCAGCGCGTGCTCTCCTGGCTGCGCGTGTTGCGCCAGCCGGCCGTCGGGCTGTTGCTGACGCTCGCGCTTTTTGCTTATGGCGGTTATTTGTCCGCCTTTCCGGCTTACAATGAACAATGGCGCGCCACCATTCGCGCCACGGCGCGTTACGAGCAGAACACTCAAGCCGGCAAGTTTGAATTACTGGGCGATGAATATTTTCGCGAGGTGGAAGTGAAGTCGGACACGTTCGAACAGAAATATGATGATCGCATTCATCGCGAGGAATTGCCGCTGCGTTTTTCCGCGGATTGGTTGACCGTCTCCGGCGCACAAATCGCCGATAGCAGCGATACCACGCTCATCAAGGTCGATTGGCAGCTTGCCAGCGCGAAACCCTGGTATGAAGTCAAAGTTCAGTTGCGCAGTGACACGCTCGACCTGGCGATCTTGGATACAAATCTGAAATATTTCAAAAGCAAAAATGCTGCGGGCGAGAGCATTAATTTCCGCTGGTTTGCCGAGCCGGATGATACCTTGCGCCTGCGGGCTAATTTCAAGCTTTCACCCGGCGCAAAAATGGTGCGCACCGTCACGGCAATTTATGCCGGTTCGCCGGCGCCGCTTACAGTTACGGCAAAGTATGCCGATGTGATTTATCGTACCGAAGTCGTGCAGCAGGATACGTTGGAAATTGCACGATAG
- a CDS encoding threonine/serine dehydratase — translation MILPEEIVRAEARLRPHLKETPLEHSLYLSRLTGCQVYVKLENVQHTGSFKARGALNKMLMLTPEQRARGVLAASTGNHGAAVAFGADKLGINSLIFVPENASPAKVEAIRRLGAEIRVHGNDSLITEMFAREYAEKNGMTYISPYNDEHVIAGQGTIGVELARQLDAIDAVFVALGGGGMIAGIASYLKALGKEIKIIGCSPQNSCVMIESVKAGRVLEITSLPTLSDGTAGGVEADAITLPLCRELVDDYVTVSEDEIREALLSFIETHHLLIEGSAAVAIAAFLKQSEKFHGKNVVIVICGGNIGLAALRQILA, via the coding sequence ATGATACTCCCGGAAGAAATCGTGCGGGCAGAAGCGCGTTTGCGCCCGCATCTCAAAGAGACGCCGTTAGAGCATTCGCTTTATTTGAGCCGGCTCACCGGTTGTCAGGTTTATGTGAAACTCGAAAACGTGCAACACACCGGTTCTTTCAAAGCGCGTGGCGCGCTGAACAAGATGTTGATGCTGACGCCGGAACAGCGGGCGCGGGGCGTGCTGGCCGCTTCGACGGGCAATCATGGCGCGGCTGTGGCGTTTGGCGCAGACAAGCTTGGCATCAATAGCCTGATCTTTGTGCCGGAAAATGCCTCGCCTGCGAAAGTCGAGGCCATTCGCCGCCTCGGCGCGGAGATTCGTGTGCACGGCAATGATTCCCTCATCACTGAAATGTTCGCGCGTGAGTACGCTGAAAAAAATGGCATGACTTATATTTCACCTTATAACGATGAACACGTCATTGCCGGCCAGGGCACAATCGGTGTGGAACTGGCGCGCCAACTCGATGCGATTGACGCGGTGTTCGTTGCGCTCGGCGGCGGCGGCATGATTGCGGGGATAGCAAGTTATTTGAAAGCCCTTGGCAAGGAAATTAAAATCATCGGCTGTTCCCCGCAAAATTCCTGCGTGATGATTGAGTCCGTAAAAGCCGGGCGGGTTTTAGAAATCACATCGCTGCCGACGCTCTCCGACGGCACCGCCGGCGGCGTGGAAGCAGATGCCATCACCTTGCCGTTATGCCGTGAGTTGGTCGATGATTACGTGACTGTAAGCGAAGATGAAATCCGTGAGGCGTTGTTGAGTTTCATCGAAACGCATCATCTGTTGATCGAAGGCTCTGCCGCAGTCGCGATTGCGGCTTTTCTCAAACAATCTGAAAAATTCCACGGAAAGAATGTTGTGATCGTGATTTGCGGCGGGAATATTGGTTTGGCCGCGTTGCGTCAAATCCTGGCTTGA